A region of the Cottoperca gobio chromosome 22, fCotGob3.1, whole genome shotgun sequence genome:
GAAAATGAATGTGTTGATGCTGATGTACTTTCCCATCCACGtgggagtgagtgtgtgtgtgaatgtctgtgTAGATTTTGGGGTAGATTTTAGGGGGGATTGTAGGTCCTCCCTGGGcgaggaggagctgctgctgtgccAAGTATTCCTCATAGTTCATGGAGCCCATGCAGTCTTTCTCTgggctggaggagctggaggatggaGCCACGCATCCTCTTTCCCGCTCTCGATACGGCAGACGGTGTGAGCTCTGCAGTACCTGTGCAGATGCAGCAGGAGCGCTGGGAGGGGGGCAGTGCTTTCTGCTCTGGCAGAACCACAGCAGGACTGTGCCAAAGATGAACACTATTCCAGCGGGGATGCCAATGATGACAGGCCAGGGGAGGGAGCTGGAGGCTGGCGAGAACATGGGCATGATGGGAGGCTTCATGTCTGCAAAAGAAGAGGcccaaaataaaatcaaaacagGTTTCAAACTCTTCAATGTTGCCAAGAGTTTGTTTATTGCACAGGTGAAGTGCTCAAAGGCACAGtccaccccaaaatcaaaaatacatattttctctcttgcgctgtagagctatttatcaatctagattgtgttggtgtgagttgccgagtgttggagacgtgagccgtagagatgtctgccttctctatatataatggaactagatggttGCACAAGATCATCCGCAGACCTTGCTGCGAGCAGTTTCACGAaggaactactttctttctaccgaaATAGAGCAGAGAGGCTTGTGCTCACTCCTTGGCGGGTTTGGTAGCTGCtgacaacaaggtctgtggattattttgagtaaccgggtcatgatttctggaaaagAACATTGCTGTCAAGTTTTATTAAAGTATTTctttggcgctttgagcaccacaagccgagtgccttCCAGCTCCAGTATATTtgagagaaggccgacatctccAACAATTCTAACAATCTAGATAAATAGCACCACAAGCGGTGAGTTAAAGTAAATGTGTCAAATCAAACTAGGTTGATGATAGactgtatatgatatataaacaatcttcatatttcttttttttgttttgtttgtttgaaaacGGATTTGAAAATTGTggattattttctgttttctaatTAATTAATCGATTTATCACTTCAGCTCTTAAATGCTCACCGCTTCATCAATTTCCTACAGTTGATGTAGAGAAAAATAGCTTGACGGGTTTTCATTTAAGTTCAAAACATCAAAAACTGATACAACACCGGTGGCAACAAAACATTAGTGCAcattaacattgttttgttgGCATCTGTCCTCATTAGCAACTTTTTGCTGACTGGCTTTCATTCCAGTTTGACACTCCTCTgatattattgtgttttgtgtacTTTTGCAGAttcctaaaaataaacaatcacataaaatatacaaactgATAGCACAGATCCTTGTCCAAGCTGCTGATGTGTTGCTCTGCAGTATGTTTGTAAGTAGTCCACTGTAAACAGACATTCCCCAGGCCTCACCTGGCAGCACAGTGAGGAAGGCGCTGCGGAAGCTGTAGCCCATGGTGTTGGCGCCTAAGCAGATGTACATGCCAGCGTCCTCCTCCTTGGCACGAGTAATGAGCAGCTTGTTGAGGTAGGAGCCGTCGGGTCGTGACCACACCTCCCCCATGGGCAGCACCACGAATCGGTGGTCCCCCACCTCGATGGTGGAGTTGTAGCGGCTTTCCTCGTTAGACTCCACGCGTTTGAGCCACTGAATGACCGGCTTCACGTCACTCCTTACTTTGCACTGGAACGACGTGGTGCCTCCGTAGTCCACCGTCGTGTTGACCGGGTGAGTGCCGGTCAAAATAGGCTTTGAGTTTGTCCTCTCTGTATAGACACGAAGAGAAAAActgtcaagacacacacacaggcatttatAACACGACAGCCCTTCTGCGGATAGAAAAGGCCTTAGTTGTCCATACCGTTATTAGCCTCGGGCTTAGAACTTATAattgacagagagggaggaataCCACATGTAACACAAGAAGTATGTGTGATtagtttcctctctttctttgctCCTGGTTGTACAGCACACATTTCTCATGGGAAGAGGGGGGCAGTGGGTCTGGCAGACAGCTGGGCTTTAATCAGCTCCAGATTGGATGGAGGGTCTCTGAGTTGAacagtctccctctctctttccacccTATGCAAACACCAGGGCACAAGCCCTCAGTCTCAAGCCCTCAGTCACAAGCCTGCTTCCTCAATATGCTTCTCATATACATGATTACACAAGCACATTCATCCATGCAGCAAGGATATGAATAAGACCTGCTGATCGCAATCAGACGTCAGGAGTAGGTAGATCAGAGAGAAGATTTCTTTAAAGGTTCCTCGGTCAAAATCAGAACCACAATTACAGATATTACGCTGTTTTAATTTCCCACAGcaatgtataaaatatcacgAAAATAATCCATACAAACAGCAGCAATCATTTGAATACATCACCTCTGCCTCATCTGTTAGCGGTTATATTTCCAGGTGCATATGTTTGGCATGCGTACAGCTCAgcctctctgttgtttttatcttattttgtgTTCTGTACAatttaattgtgtgttttacttGTATAAATATTGTTCCTATCTATTTAAGTGATGTTTTTCATGTTCCAGGACTCTTGAAAGAGATCCTTTAATAAAAAGATTTGATCAAATCTGTGGGATACTCACGTATGACCTCAACTTTATACGTGGCATTGATTTCTCCAGCCCGATTGGAGACCCTGCAGGTGTATCTACCGCTGTGCTCAGGTGTCAGGTTTTTCAGACTTAGAGTCCACTTCTTCTGACGGCCTTCGCCGACCTCCTGCTCCGTCAGCGGTCTGTCGTCCTTAAGCCACACAATGTCTGGTCGAGGATTTCCACTGGCGGCGCATTTGAGCCGCACTGAGCTGCCGACGGGTCGAGCTATCACACGTTTTCTCATCTTAGCGGGCTGAGTGAAGCGGGGACGCACTTCATgggacagaaaaggaaaaatgttgtttattaatTGATCAGTGGATACATGACTTGAGCTGCCAGAGGAGAAATACATCCCGAAATCTAAAAGCACGGCAAAATGTTTGGATGGGATTTGTAGTCATTTGGATAAAAGATGCAGAACCACTGGTATGTTAATTCACCACTGCACCTATGATTGCAGACCAACAGAACTCTTACCAAGTTTTTCTAACAAGCCATCAGTGCCCAGGTCAGACTCTGCTCCATCAGCCTTCCCGGGTCCAGTTTTATCAGAACCTGAGTCATCTGTTAACACAACAGGACAACAGTCAGTCAACAGCTGTGTGCCAAACAAAACAGTGAGGTGCACCTTTACAGTGTAGATACAAGAAGTCTTGCAGCGTGAACTTGTATTATGCATTGACATCTGGATCATTAAACAATTATTCATTATCAACCTTATGCTTCTTAAATCACTATATAATAAACTTTCACTAAATTGCTAACAGTGTCACCGTCACAGCTCTTATGGCAGCGACCCAACACCTAACAGACGCAGCAAAGTGTTCTTGGCTCTATCGGAGTAAATTTAACATTTATAGATAGGCTCCTCTGAGCGGGGTGCATGCTCAGGTCATACTCTGTAGCATTTGGAAGTAATATGATCAGTTTTCATAAGCCCAGTTTCAGGAGACAGCTGTGGAGTTTATGTCATTGACTGACATCATGCAGGGGAGCTAAGACAGGGCTTAGAGCAAATATAATGAGTGAAACCTAATCGATGGTTTGTGATGCGTATCAACTTCTCGACTTAAGCATTGATGAATGAACAGGGCGGAACGGGTTCCTCGCCAATATCTGCCACTCTGTGCAGGAGGAGACATTAAGCAGATTATTCAAGTAGGGCTGCtgttaaatgattttatttgataCTCCCGAGCAGTCACTTCTCATTAGATGTAGTAGTCTCAGTGTTTCTTACAGTTTCTTAGTAACCAACCATAAGTCAAGGGAAAGTCGCAGGTAAACTGTATCTTTTAACAATGCAACATGGAAAAACTACGAGCCAGTTCTGTACCTTTTGTACCTCTTTTTGATTTCCAGTTCAGTTCAGTCTCAACTTGGATTTATTGAGATGCAGTTTGGCAAGCTTGATTCCCTCTCAGGGTTTGATTGGGTCAGGTAAAGAGGCCAGATGTGACTTCTAACCCCCTCGTTCTGCCTCCCTCCGAGTCCCCCCGAAACCCTCAAAGCTCTCTAGGGTTCTCTGGGTACAAACCATCCTTTGTTTGTCCCCTGCAGCACCAAGCCCAGCCATGATGTCATGGCTATTTGAAGGGGTTTAACTGGCCAACTATAATAACCCATTCCTTTAAAAAACAGCCTGCACTGGAAGAAATATTTCTGTGTTGCTCACTTGGGCGCTCCGCATTCCTCCTGGTTCCTGAACCTCCCAATCCAAACAGAACACGGTCCCACACTGCCGGGGttttctttttgactttttttttttcctgaatcTATTTCCTCTCTACTTTTAGGCGATTCGAGGGAACAATGGCGCCCTTTATATGTCTGTCCTGTTAAAGCTATCCCTTGCCACTATTGTCTCTACACAATATTGGCTCACTAGACTGCAGACAGGGCGAGGTAGGACATCTCATAGCTGCCATATCATTGTTATTTTtggatgaaaacaaataaataaatgag
Encoded here:
- the LOC115027840 gene encoding fibroblast growth factor receptor-like 1, with product MKLSLDSMGILKIMLFIFEVVLLTDCARGPPRVSEKVAHRQMARLGSAIKLPCPVEGDPPPLIMWTKDGRNIHSGWIRFRILRMGLKIKEVEADDTGTYICKATNGFGSVNINYTLIVIDDSGSDKTGPGKADGAESDLGTDGLLEKLVRPRFTQPAKMRKRVIARPVGSSVRLKCAASGNPRPDIVWLKDDRPLTEQEVGEGRQKKWTLSLKNLTPEHSGRYTCRVSNRAGEINATYKVEVIQRTNSKPILTGTHPVNTTVDYGGTTSFQCKVRSDVKPVIQWLKRVESNEESRYNSTIEVGDHRFVVLPMGEVWSRPDGSYLNKLLITRAKEEDAGMYICLGANTMGYSFRSAFLTVLPDMKPPIMPMFSPASSSLPWPVIIGIPAGIVFIFGTVLLWFCQSRKHCPPPSAPAASAQVLQSSHRLPYRERERGCVAPSSSSSSPEKDCMGSMNYEEYLAQQQLLLAQGGPTIPPKIYPKIYTDIHTHTHSHVDGKVHQHQHIHFQC